One window from the genome of Salvia miltiorrhiza cultivar Shanhuang (shh) chromosome 7, IMPLAD_Smil_shh, whole genome shotgun sequence encodes:
- the LOC130993240 gene encoding D-galacturonate reductase-like, with the protein MAVIPSLKLRGVDKPMPLIGMGTASFPPADLETTKAAVLEAIKAGYRHFDTAFAYGSEKALGEAVAEALRLGLVQSRDDLFITTKLWVSFTEPSKVVAACEMSLQNLQLEYVDMYLIHWPVTLTEMVRPPVPAEMVKALDMRGVWERMEECKNLGLVKGIGVSNFSCKHLEQLLSIAKIPPALNQVEMNPFWQQKKLRDFCKEKGIHVTAYSPLGANNTKWGDNRILGNDVLADIAKPIGKTTAQVALRWLYEQGVSIASKSFNKERMRQNLEIFDWCLSDQDLDKISQLPQTKGVTLASVLGPHPLVLEIDADL; encoded by the exons ATGGCAGTGATCCCGTCGTTGAAGCTCCGCGGCGTCGACAAGCCGATGCCGCTGATCGGCATGGGAACGGCGTCGTTCCCGCCGGCCGACCTGGAGACGACCAAGGCGGCCGTGCTGGAGGCCATCAAGGCCGGCTACCGCCACTTCGACACGGCGTTCGCCTACGGCTCCGAGAAGGCGCTGGGCGAGGCCGTCGCCGAGGCCCTGCGCCTCGGCCTCGTGCAGTCGCGCGACGATCTCTTCATCACCACCAAGCTGTGGGTGAGCTTCACGGAGCCCAGCAAGGTGGTCGCCGCTTGCGAGATGAGCCTCCA AAATCTGCAGCTGGAGTATGTGGATATGTATCTGATACATTGGCCGGTGACGTTGACGGAGATGGTGAGACCTCCGGTTCCGGCGGAGATGGTGAAGGCCTTGGATATGAGGGGGGTGTGGGAGAGGATGGAGGAGTGCAAGAATTTAGGGCTGGTCAAAGGCATTGGTGTCAGTAATTTCTCGTGCAAACACCTTGAGCAACTCCTCTCCATCGCCAAAATCCCTCCGGCACTCAACCAA GTGGAGATGAACCCATTTTGGCAACAGAAGAAATTGAGGGATTTCTGCAAGGAAAAAGGCATTCACGTGACGGCCTACTCACCGCTGGGAGCAAACAACACAAAATGGGGAGATAACAGAATATTGGGAAATGATGTTCTTGCAGATATTGCCAAACCCATCGGAAAAACTACAGCTCAG GTGGCATTGAGGTGGTTATACGAGCAAGGCGTGAGCATAGCAAGCAAGAGCTTCAACAAAGAGAGAATGAGACAAAATCTGGAAATATTTGATTGGTGTCTGAGCGATCAAGACTTGGACAAAATCAGCCAACTTCCACAAACCAAAGGGGTCACTTTGGCATCTGTTTTGGGACCACACCCTCTTGTTCTGGAGATCGACGCAGACCTTTAA